One genomic window of Cystobacter fuscus DSM 2262 includes the following:
- a CDS encoding carboxymuconolactone decarboxylase family protein, which translates to MSETSAVKYEREIPKVLQAMTDVHRAIDTHGFDRLLHHLVQLRASQINRCAYCVKMHTQEARRDGETPERLDRLIVWEQVDDFSEREKAALAWTEALTVLDGKTDLGALRARLRAHFTDQEIGVLTSIVAMINLWNRVQVSRH; encoded by the coding sequence TTGAGTGAAACAAGCGCCGTCAAGTATGAGCGGGAGATCCCGAAGGTCTTGCAGGCCATGACCGACGTGCACCGTGCCATTGACACCCACGGTTTCGATCGACTGCTCCATCATCTCGTCCAGCTGCGCGCGTCGCAGATCAATCGATGTGCCTATTGCGTCAAGATGCACACCCAGGAGGCGCGGCGGGACGGCGAAACCCCCGAGCGACTGGACCGTTTGATCGTCTGGGAGCAGGTGGACGACTTCAGCGAACGCGAGAAGGCGGCCCTTGCCTGGACGGAAGCGCTGACCGTGCTCGACGGGAAGACCGACCTCGGAGCACTCCGGGCCCGATTGAGGGCGCACTTCACGGACCAGGAGATCGGGGTTCTGACCTCGATCGTGGCCATGATCAACCTGTGGAACAGAGTCCAGGTGTCGAGGCACTGA